The following proteins come from a genomic window of Crassostrea angulata isolate pt1a10 chromosome 1, ASM2561291v2, whole genome shotgun sequence:
- the LOC128190048 gene encoding atrial natriuretic peptide receptor 2-like: MMILQWRLPMVMWSFFLIYGMCFIFVFSTKTEFRIAWMAPKKEYYNLSAYSSVGALKIALTAIRTNPTNRIQSLHNSTIKVRWYDTDCNAKSALAAAVDAKSKFDPHLFLGPPCSVGMKGVALLASHWKTPVFGWVSQEEEFQDKKMYSTLVRFLGPLNRFPNVMFHLQSLFKWSQFSVVYDKRDPYKAVAEALYEKKSIENMDSSMNWYKIVNSFKVSNDMSDKQIEEIFRQIKKYSRIVVMALPWLDMRKYMLVAHRLGMSNGEYAFLCIHGDLYTYDRMETDVFSDLVWRKNDSYDSIAKDAFEPVFHVMMKPLEKTYWDLFKNVASDLTSRTDPNWNLPEPPEEYIPPDAYAPYLYDATLVWAILADKILKENKNPHDGEYMFLKATTLTDEEEVDGLTGKVNLDNHGDRNLNFQVLDMTENGTFESILTIKYQNKMMQVKFDNNKTEENLSRWPNGKVGIKYAPPDEPICGFDGKKCPEQDEQPDRTFIYVFSAGGVVFVIVVATILYCILKRYRRIKTLKSMIWQVRFEEIDFVTALLTGSVRSSFKNLARRKGSGNKRKSRPSRTESPLRNAIQTSPDHSPAFLSKPEQGAMFGSVAYIRGSLVSVKRLTRSNINLTNMPKQVLEELNRLMEMKHQNCCAFVGACIDPGRILLLWEYCHKGSLQDVIWNQNIKLDRMFMFALSQDIAKGLDFVHKSSIHYHGNLKSSNCVVDSRWTCKLADFGVPSLRHSDKCHKEDENPDKLQWTAPELLRSEKSIDKQKVDIFSLGIILKEIFTRSGPYTEYPFLRIHEIIDKVRYPVCGAPTFRPKLSVEVQQTPELHALIDECWNESVFVRPSAGRILKTLARINPSKMTMIDNMIAILEKHANHLEELVAERTSELDAEKKKTENLLYRMLPQSVADDLKKGKPIEAEHFDETTIYFSDIVGFTTICAGSTPIQVVNFLNSLYTLFDDIITRYDVYKVETIGDAYMLVSGLPKRNGNLHSKEIADCAMDIMASIGTFCIPHQPNTKVKIRIGIHSGPVVAGVVGLAMPRYCLFGDTVNTASRMESTGLPLKIHLSSMTRDQLETFGCYHLLYRGEINVKGKGIMKTYFLNGRDGFTKELPSITEEGKCLKFSPSATSDLHNMGVATSPGTPKTSVTAIGEGLIIERKEMPSVNETLQGFSGEDSKKKCASDVMSLNLGDVLPDSVIKTVERFRKTGLNCFPQDTNEKGISRRHSYNDAAKKNCFIPASHDAVPIYEHGSDDIRKKLSTGSQATDSGIGSFRRTGSSSSSLNDVITSSLKNITCLDEINVNCLMNRNVKSFPDMMNSTPRENGKVHKRKFSTGDVIDSIQSYRNGYSDGKLKIRKLSAESFFEGYCISKKTPKQEETRGRKYSIESFIRGLLGNKTKLNKSQSTVKEPCMIKSIEKHTKDSRPVNSCSLTENCHENLAFQGDQNELHKHDEATVQEIVNELHEMATDPNNMAPGVLPVDKLPISLRHIFPRHRVLAKSDSGYGTTENLSIASATTFL; the protein is encoded by the exons ATGATGATTTTACAATGGCGTTTACCTATGGTGATGTGGTCATTCTTCCTGATATATggaatgtgttttatttttgtattttctacAAAAACCGAGTTCCGAATAGCATGGATGGCTCCgaaaaaagaatattataacCTTAGTGCATACTCTAGTGTTGGGGCATTAAAAATCGCCCTTACTGCTATACGTACGAATCCCACAAACCGAATCCAGTCTCTCCACAACTCTACCATAAA AGTCCGATGGTACGATACAGACTGCAACGCAAAGAGTGCATTAGCCGCTGCCGTGGACGCTAAATCCAAGTTTGATCCGCACCTCTTTCTCGGTCCGCCATGTTCAGTCG GGATGAAAGGAGTTGCTCTCCTGGCCTCGCATTGGAAAACCCCAGTGTTTGGGTGGGTGTCACAAGAAGAAGAATTTCAAGACAAGAAAATGTACTCAACTTTAGTGCGGTTTTTAGGACCATTGAATCGATTTC CAAATGTGATGTTCCATCTGCAGTCCCTCTTTAAATGGTCACAGTTTTCTGTGGTTTATGACAAGAGAGATCCATACAAGGCAGTGGCCGAGGCCTTATATgagaagaaatctatcgaaAACATGGATTCATCGATGAATTGGTATAAAATTGTCAACTCTTTCAAGGTGTCCAACGACATGAGCGATAAACAAATAGAGGAAATCTTCCGTCAAATTAAAAAGTACTCGCGAA TTGTTGTTATGGCCCTACCTTGGTTGGATATGCGGAAATATATGCTGGTAGCCCATAGACTTGGAATGAGCAATGGAGAATATGCTTTTCTCTGTATTCATGGAGAT CTTTACACATATGATAGGATGGAGACAGATGTGTTTTCCGATTTGGTATGGCGAAAAAATGATTCATATGATAGTATAGCAAAGGATGCATTCGAACCAGTTTTTCAT GTCATGATGAAACCCTTAGAGAAAACGTATTGGGATCTATTCAAAAATGTTGCATCAGATTTAACTTCCAGGACAGATCCAAACTGGAATTTACCAGAACCGCCAGAAGAATACATCCCC CCGGATGCCTATGCGCCGTACCTATATGATGCTACACTGGTTTGGGCAATTCTTGCAGAtaagatattgaaagaaaataaaaatccccaTGACGGAGAGTACATGTTCTTGAAAGCTACAACACTCACAGACGAAG aGGAGGTTGATGGATTGACAGGAAAAGTGAATTTAGATAACCATGGAGACAGAAATTTAAACTTTCAAGTCCTGGACATGACTGAAAATGGCACATTTGAGAGCATACTGactatcaaatatcaaaataaaatgatgcAAGTCAAATTTGAT aaCAATAAAACTGAGGAAAATCTCAGTCGCTGGCCAAACGGTAAAGTGGGCATCAAATACGCTCCTCCAGACGAACCAATCTGTGGCTTCGATGGAAAGAAGTGCCCAGAACAAGACGAACAGCCAG ACAGGACATTTATCTACGTCTTCTCTGCTGGTGGAGTTGTGTTTGTCATCGTTGTGGCTACCATTCTATATTGCATCCTAAA gcGATACAGAaggattaaaacattaaaaagtatGATCTGGCAAGTTCGGTTTGAGGAGATTGACTTTGTTACAGCGTTGCTTACCGGAAGTGTAAGG TCAAGTTTTAAAAACCTTGCCAGAAGAAAAGGAAGCGGGAATAAAAGAAAATCTCGTCCAAGTAGAACGGAGAGCCCACTACGGAACGCCATTCAGACCTCGCCTGATCACTCCCCGGCATTCCTCAGTAAACCGGAACAGGGGGCCATGTTCGGCTCTGTGGCTTACATAAGAG GAAGCCTTGTGTCGGTAAAGCGCCTCACGAGGAGCAATATCAACTTAACCAACATGCCAAAGCAAGTATTGGAGGAACTTAACAGA CTCATGGAGATGAAGCACCAGAATTGTTGTGCTTTTGTTGGAGCCTGTATAGACCCTGGTCGAATCCTTCTACTGTGGGAATACTGTCACAAAGGGAGTTTACAG GATGTAATTTGGAATCAAAACATCAAACTAGACAGAATGTTCATGTTTGCGCTGTCTCAGGATATAGCAAAG ggGTTAGATTTCGTTCACAAGAGCTCAATTCATTACCATGGAAACTTGAAGAGTTCTAACTGCGTTGTGGACAGCCGATGGACGTGCAAGTTGGCGGACTTTGGGGTTCCAAGCCTACGTCATTCTGACAAGTGTCATAAAGAGGATGAGAACCCAGACA AACTGCAATGGACTGCGCCTGAACTGCTTCGATCGGAGAAGTCGATTGACAAGCAAAAGGTCGATATTTTTTCTCTTGGGATTATCCTTAAAGAGATCTTCACTCGATCAGGTCCCTACACAGAATACCCTTTCCTAAGAATACACG AAATAATAGACAAGGTTCGATACCCGGTGTGTGGAGCCCCAACATTCCGTCCAAAGCTCTCTGTGGAGGTCCAGCAAACACCAGAGTTACACGCCTTGATTGATGAATGCTGGAATGAAAGTGTGTTCGTTAGACCTTCTGCTGGGAGAATACTGAAAACTCTGGCTAGAATTAATCCTTCTAA AATGACTATGATCGACAATATGATCGCTATTTTGGAGAAGCATGCCAATCATCTCGAGGAGTTGGTGGCGGAGAGGACCAGTGAACTAGACGCCGAGAAGAAAAAGACCGAGAACCTGCTGTACAGGATGCTGCCACA GTCTGTTGCGGATGATTTAAAGAAAGGAAAGCCTATTGAAGCAGAACATTTTGACGAAACAACGATTTATTTCTCCGATATTGTCGGATTTACGACAATATGTGCCGGAAGTACACCAATACAG GTGGTCAACTTCCTCAACAGTTTGTACACGCTCTTCGATGACATCATCACAAGATACGATGTTTACAAG GTTGAAACAATAGGGGATGCATACATGTTGGTAAGTGGTTTGCCAAAACGGAACGGAAACCTACACTCAAAAGAGATAGCAGATTGTGCAATGGATATCATGGCCTCGATAGGCACTTTCTGTATCCCACATCAGCCAAACACAAAAGTGAAAATAAGAATAg GAATCCACTCTGGTCCGGTTGTCGCAGGAGTTGTCGGCCTTGCTATGCCACGATATTGCCTCTTTGGTGATACTGTGAACACTGCCTCTCGCATGGAGTCAACTGGTTTAc CTCTAAAGATCCACTTAAGTTCCATGACAAGAGACCAGCTGGAAACATTTGGTTGTTATCACCTATTATACAGAGGAGAAATCAACGTCAAAGGCAAAGGAAtcatgaaaacatattttttgaatgGCAGGGAtggttttacaaaagaattgCCAAGCATTACTGAAGAAGGGAAGTGTTTAAAATTTTCGCCATCTGCTACGAGTGATCTACACAATATGGGGGTAGCTACCTCACCCGGGACACCCAAAACAAGCGTAACTGCAATTGGCGAAGGACTAATTATAGAGAGAAAGGAAATGCCGTCTGTGAATGAAACACTCCAAGGTTTTTCTGGAGAAGACAGTAAGAAAAAATGTGCTTCTGATGTCATGTCTCTGAATTTAGGTGACGTCTTACCAGACTCCGTTATAAAAACTGTAGAAAGATTCCGAAAAACAGGATTGAACTGTTTTCCGCAGGATACAAATGAAAAAGGAATATCTCGAAGGCATAGTTACAATGATGCAGcaaagaaaaattgtttcatcCCTGCGTCGCATGATGCTGTGCCAATTTATGAACATGGGTCTGATGATATTAGAAAGAAACTAAGCACAGGTAGTCAGGCGACAGATTCCGGGATAGGGAGCTTCCGGCGAACGGGTAGCAGCAGCAGCTCTTTGAATGACGTCATAACCTCGTCATTAAAGAACATAACTTGCTTGGATGAAATCAATGTCAATTGTTTAATGAACAGAAACGTGAAATCTTTCCCAGACATGATGAATTCGACCCCAAGAGAAAATGGTAAAGTCCACAAGCGGAAGTTCAGCACAGGGGATGTTATAGATAGCATTCAGAGTTACAGGAATGGATATAGTGATGGAAAGctcaaaataagaaaactaaGTGCTGAGAGTTTCTTTGAAGGATATTGCATAAGTAAAAAAACTCCAAAGCAGGAAGAAACTCGAGGAAGGAAATACAGCATAGAAAGTTTTATCCGGGGGTTATTGGGgaacaaaacaaaactgaatAAATCACAATCAACGGTGAAAGAACCTTGCATGATAAAGAGCATAGAAAAACACACCAAAGACTCGCGTCCTGTGAACAGTTGCTCTTTAACAGAAAACTGTCATGAAAACCTGGCTTTCCAGGGCGACCAAAACGAATTACATAAACACGACGAAGCAACAGTGCAGGAAATTGTGAACGAACTACACGAAATGGCAACTGATCCAAACAATATGGCGCCTGGTGTCTTACCGGTGGATAAATTGCCAATTTCCCTTAGACACATCTTTCCTCGGCACAGAGTTCTAGCCAAGTCGGACTCGGGATACGGTACAACTGAGAACTTGAGCATCGCGAGCGCAACAACTTTTCTGTGA